The window TTTCAAAGCTTTTTCATCTCAAACTTGTCATTCTCAGAAATTACTCATCTTTTAAGTGCTGTGGGTGGAAGTATCTGGTTTTATAGCCTAGGtcagataacaaaaaaaatctcctatTCCAAGCCATTGGAGACTGTCCAGCTCTGACCGTATAGCCTATGTATGCAGCAGGGACTGGAATTATTGTCAGTGTTACCACAGAATAATATTATGGTGCAGCTGTTCTGTGTGTTTGGAATTTTGGGAGGATCAGCAAGTGAATGGAATTTGCTGGCTAGCTCATTcctcaaaatattatttcatataCATTTTTGTCAACAAATAATTTGACATGATCTGACCATATTTTCCTCAGGAAATAGCATTAAGAGATGAACCCTGGAATAAGCATCCATAATTGTACATTTTGGTCTTCTAAATTACTGCTTTCCCCTGCAGGTTCAAGACACCCATCTCGGCTACCTGAAGCAGATGCAGACTCCTGTCCAAGCTCTCCTGCATATAGAACAGGCAGTGAACCTTCTCTGAGCCCCACAGTTGTTCAGAAAGTCATCTCTGAGTCACAAGTAGGGGAAGCTCTTAGAGGATCAGACAGTCAGCTCTGTCCAAAGCCACCACCTAAACCCAGCAAAGCACCCCTGATGAAGCCCCCAGATTCTCCTTTGGCTTCCCATAGTTCAGAAGGAAACTATTGTGAACTAAGCCCTGCCAGAGCTCTTGaagcaacaaaacaacattTATGTCAGAAAAACAGCTATGTGGAACATTTGacaagaaaggagaagggaCCACACTCATTCAGGTACTCTGAAACAAACTATTTGATCCTGGAAGATGACTCTACAATGAGCTCTGAAGATCCTTTAGAAGCTTCAACTGAGGTGGCTGAAGAAGACAGCATCTTTTCTGCACCTGTATTTGAGACAGTGTCTAGTTTTAAACCAAATGATTTTGAATTCAAACTACTTCCTTCTGAAAACAAGCCACTGGAAACATCAATGTTAAAAAGAGTTAAGGAGCTTTTCACTAACAACAACCCGAAGTTTATTGCTCAGCATATTCTTAGAATGGACTGCAAGGTAAAAAAATTAGAttgaaatttacttttaaaaattattttatcttataTTGTGCAATTTTAGACATTTTAGagaactgattttaaaagattaatgGGTGGATTTGCTTGCAGGAATTtcaagggttgtttttttttccccatttgaaGAGCAAGAATGTTAAACCCTTTGGACTAAATGTCTGCCACTGTCCTTGACTTTAGACTCCAGTTCTCAGTGTGCCATGTATCTTTTTAATATCTGTGATTCAGCCTTTCTTTTGTACTAGAGGAAGAGCTATCTATGGTGTAAATCATTGTGGGAAGAACTTGAGACAGGAAGTATCTAGTTCACCTGCAAGAGCAAATGGTCAACACACATTACCTGGTTGCCGTACTGCTGGCTCTAATAGATGTTCAGTGGAACTTCTAAAATTAGCTGCTCTTCTAGTCTTTGTGTGACTCTCTGTGGATACATGGTGTGTGAAAACAGTTATCAGGACTTTTGCATTTCTCTGCTATGAGAGAACTGTATTGCTAATGGAGTTGTTTAGAAAGATGTAAAAACAGAACTATTTTTCACAATGTAGAGTGATATGAGGTATTGGATCAGAAATATGGAAAGACAGGAAGTCATGAGATGATTGTGTAATACAAAACATGCAATTACAGTTGAATCTGCACCACTTTGCTGGGATGACTTGAGTGCTTTACATGCCACAGAGCAGCTACAGGAACTGGGTGTAATGGGCTTTTTTGGGatttggttggtgttttttttaagagcagctTGAGAAGCTACACACATGGCTACTTACTGGGCAACTTGGTGGTAGACAAGAAAGGAAGTGGGAATGGTGGTGCTCCTGAAGAAACATGTCTGTAGCACAtttcaggtgctgctgcacTGATACACACCATAGGTCTCGGAAGTGGGCAGTTcactggagcagcagtgggaggagtgtgtgtgagtgcctgccagctgctgggttCCTgccaacagcaaacaaaacttctctcctcagcagcagtggtggctgctgctaAGTGAAGCTTCATGCAGACCTGGTAACTCAGAGACACTTGACTCCAGTACTGCTTCGTCTTTTCAGAAGTGATAGATTTTGGCTTCTTTACTGTGGCTCCAAGAGTAGCAACAGCATTGTCTAACATTTTAGTTCCAAAATTGACCTCTTTCATGCTAGTAGCAGTGAAGAGattgttttttaatacattgtTAAAGAGTATGTTGCTTGAAGGCATAGCATATGCATGCCTTAGAGAAGTACTAAGGGGTTTTCTATATTTATTATATTCAGTTAGCTCATTATTAGTCTCCTTACTTTAAATCCTATACATTTTGGAATGAGGTCAAGGAAATTGGCCTGCTGGAAGTGTGGGAGTCTATACAATTAATTGAGTCACTGAAGTGTTTTGCAGAAACAGATTTTTGGACTTTGGAGCAGGAACAGTAACTAGCTGGGACACGTAGAGAAGTCTATTTTATCTTCATCTTGCAGTGCTGGGAGCCAACGACTGTCAGTCATTGCTAACTCGTTGCATACTGCTGCACCGATAAGAACTGCATGATACAATGAGACTGGCACATGCACTGGGCCAGAGTAAATGCTTTGTACTGAGATCTCTGATAAGGCTGAAATTCACGGGTGTTCTTGTGGCATCAAGTAGCtctgtttgccttttaaataaTGACATTTCTAATCATGAAAGAAGCACCCATATGGTAAGTGATTGCATCAGTATCTGCCACTTGCATGGCTGAGAGGGCTTTTTGTGACTAGGAAGTAGCAATCAGTGTGTCTCCAGGGGCTTTGTGTCACTCCTGAGTGTGTCTCTGTAAGTGAAACCAGGCCTTAAACCAGCAGATAATCTCACATTATCGTATTACTGTGGTTTTGCTTGTAATTAGCATGTATGTTTTAGTGGTATAACCCAAAGCTAATACAGGatgtttaaaaatcaaagacCAGTGGGTGAGGGCATTGACTTTCACATACCAACTTCATTAACCATTCAACATGAAGTGCCCTCCTTAAAGCCCTTTTACTAGTTAATCTTTATGAGGACCCTGTAGTGTAATCCAAAAACATTCTAGGCAGTTGCCTTTTTAGAAATGAAGTAGGCAAAGCAAATGTGTACATCTGTAAGGCTAAAGAGCAGTGCCAGACTGACAAGGCTTTGGCCAAAAGAACACCCCCTTTCCTGGAGCTTGTATATGAATCTCCTTCTGGAAGTGGAGAACAGAACTTTGATAAAGCATTTTGGTCACACCTTTTCCATATTTTCTGATGTCTGACTCATGCAAAAAATTATCAGCCTTCTTGTGTAGGGCACTGCATTTGCATAAATTAAGTTTTGTTACTGTATTCTCATGTTGCACACTGTGCATTAGCTCTGTGTGCCCTGTACTAACCTGGAGGACTTCTATGTggctagggtttttttttttaagtaagttAGTTTCAAAACTCATACAAATTTTGGTACTTCACAGGTGGCGAGGATATTAGATGTTTCTGAAGAGATGAGGAGGATGATGGGAGTGAACTCTGGTCTTGAACTGATCACCTTGCCTTACGGACATCAATTGCGCCTTGACCTAATTGAAAGGTAAACATTCCTGTTGCTTATTTCCTTGGTAGATGGCCAGAAGATGAGATCATTGCTACACTGGTCTCTACATTTCCTCAAAAAATACTCTCTTGCATGTTTTCTGAATTTATGTGTACAGAAGATAATTTTCTGAGATGGCATGTAACTTATTTTTGCATAGGAAATATTCCTTAAGGTCATGGGGCAAATCCATGAATGTCATACAGAAAAAGGGGAATTGAGTTGAAAGCAGGGCCATTAGAGCTGTTGAACACTTCCAGCTCTCCTTTACAAGCTCAGGTAAACTAAAGTTCAGAGGACCTGTAATCTAGCTGAGCATGTGTTTGTGGAAGAGAATAAAGGTAGTAGCCTAGAGGACcttgtaaagtaaaaaaaaacaacttatcaGCAAAGCTTTCTGTAAAACCTATGCACAAGTTAAGGGGAACAGTTAAGGCCTTTGGTCCTTGATCTGGTTTTTTGGCTTCTCTGATTCAGATTTCAGTCGTTTGGTTGGGGAAATTTAGGTGGAAGGTCCCAGGACAAAGGGAATTTGGGCAACTTTCCAGTAAGTATTCATTCATTCACTGCTTAAGAAGAATTTCTTGTAATAGTAATATCTTaggaaaatgtattaaaacaaatttaaagccaatgtgtatatatattcaATATAATGACACTGCTGCTCTTGATAGAAAGATGCTGGTGAAGGCTAAGTTTGCTGGGCACACCAAGATATTGAAATGTACCTTTGAATTTGTCTTCTCTGAATGTACAGCATAATGTATTATGTAATAATTTGTAACCAGTTGTATAAATTGTTTCACTTACAGGCACAATACCATGGCTATAGGAATAGCTGTGGATATCTTGGGTTGCACAGGAAATCTGGAAGACAGAGCAGCAACATTGAACAGGATCATCCAAGTTGCAGTGGAGCTGAAGGACTCACTGGGGGATTTGTATGCATTTTCTGCCATTATGAAAGCACTGGAAATGCCACAGGTAAAAGTCTGTTTCTCTACGTTCTAAAAACATGGGattttttaatggtttatttctttaatttgtgCAATTTCTTCAAGACTAGAGAGATCATCAGAACAGAAACTTCATCAGTAGCAGTGTACTTCTGTCAATTGCTGTGGAGTCAATAATGGgtatattctgtattttttgtgaaCAGGTCTCTAGGCTAGAACAAACCTGGACCTCTCTAAGACATCATTATACCCAGACTGCCATTATGtatgaaaaacagctgaagcCATTTAGCAAAGCTTTGCATGAAGGACAAGATGAGTGGAATAGTGAGTATGAGCAACACTGGTTTCTATTTAGCCTTTTAACTTTCCTGCTCCTGATTTCCTGTAGGGAGATGAGGCAGCTGCTCTTTCAATAGCTGTGCATCCTATGCTAAAATGACTATATGATCTTGTAGAATGCAGTACAAGACAACAAAATAGAAAGAAAGGGTCTGCCAGCCAAACATGAGTATGTGCTTGTGTGCATGTACACATGCAGAATACGATATTCTGCCCAAACTCACACTCCCTATTTGTGGAGCAGAAACTGAAACATTCTGCATTATCCTGCctcaaagacaggaaaaaaaaccctctttttcTCAGAGGAGAGTTATTTCTGGTAgatcttgctttttatttgctttgcctACTGGGTCAGAGGATGAATCCTCAAATACAAAGAATGAATGGGCTAGGCTGGCAATTCCTCTGATCTCATCAGGTGCTCATGCATCTTATTCTTTGCAGCTCTAGTCTCCAAAGGGCTGCAAAGCAGGAAATGACATTTCTCTAAGAGAACAGATAAAGAAGAGAAATTGTCTAGCTTCAGAGAAACTATTGGAATGACCcagatttaaaatgtgtttaaaatctTTGTGCTGTCATCTAGTAATTCAGCAGAGCCTTTTTTTGTAGTAAATACAAGTTTTCAACACAAATTT of the Apus apus isolate bApuApu2 chromosome 7, bApuApu2.pri.cur, whole genome shotgun sequence genome contains:
- the BCAR3 gene encoding breast cancer anti-estrogen resistance protein 3 isoform X3; its protein translation is MNNSPEKLKKELEEELQLSSEDLRSHAWYHGRIPRQVAEGLIQRDGDFLIRDSLSSPGNFVLTCQWKNTSQHFKIIRTVLRFSEAYCRVQYQFELDSFDSIPGLVRYYVGNRTPISKQSGAIIFQPVNRTVPLRCLEEKYGVTTVGQKEPSIPEGKTGTAKRLSLGISSMQSPEQSIPRGNLLRNKEKSGSQPASLDHVLEKRFPLKTHQSESHLLIGSRHPSRLPEADADSCPSSPAYRTGSEPSLSPTVVQKVISESQVGEALRGSDSQLCPKPPPKPSKAPLMKPPDSPLASHSSEGNYCELSPARALEATKQHLCQKNSYVEHLTRKEKGPHSFRYSETNYLILEDDSTMSSEDPLEASTEVAEEDSIFSAPVFETVSSFKPNDFEFKLLPSENKPLETSMLKRVKELFTNNNPKFIAQHILRMDCKVARILDVSEEMRRMMGVNSGLELITLPYGHQLRLDLIERHNTMAIGIAVDILGCTGNLEDRAATLNRIIQVAVELKDSLGDLYAFSAIMKALEMPQVSRLEQTWTSLRHHYTQTAIMYEKQLKPFSKALHEGQDEWNKTIRAPQNITVPLLMPLITLMERQAVVFEGLDLWESSDQSCEIMLRHLATARQIAQKAEMYSLTAEWMLEGFQPDEEMSEIFRTEFQMRLLWGSKGAQVNQSERYEKFSQILTALSRKLEPPPVKQVEQLSI